One Nitrospira sp. DNA window includes the following coding sequences:
- a CDS encoding Tryptophanyl-tRNA synthetase, producing MTTGRKRVLSGMQPSGLLHLGNWLGALDNWKALQEHYDCFFFVADWHALSTNYADTSRIREFVRELLIDWLAVGIDPERATVFVQSQVPDHAILHLLFSMIIPVSWLERNPTYKEKQEEIKERDLSTYGFLGYPVLQAADILIYKPDFVPVGKDQLPHLELTRELARRFNSLYRPVFPEPQEHLTKFPKVLGTDGRKMSKSYGNAINLSDSEPVVRQKLKTMITDPARARRTDPGNPDVCPVYDFHKIFSPLPVIQQIDRDCRTAAIGCIDCKKLVADRVVERLAPIWEGRASLTRHPGQLDEIVEDGRRRATAVTSRTMDEVRDAMNI from the coding sequence ATGACGACGGGCCGAAAGCGGGTACTCAGCGGAATGCAGCCGAGCGGCTTGCTCCATCTCGGCAATTGGCTGGGCGCGCTGGACAACTGGAAGGCGCTGCAGGAGCACTATGACTGTTTCTTCTTCGTGGCGGATTGGCATGCGCTCTCGACCAACTATGCCGATACCAGCCGCATCCGTGAATTCGTGCGGGAATTGCTCATCGATTGGCTGGCGGTCGGCATCGACCCCGAGCGCGCCACCGTCTTCGTCCAGTCGCAGGTGCCGGACCATGCCATCCTCCACCTATTGTTTTCCATGATCATTCCGGTGTCCTGGCTGGAACGCAATCCGACCTACAAGGAAAAACAGGAGGAGATCAAGGAACGGGACCTCAGTACCTACGGCTTTCTCGGCTACCCGGTCCTGCAGGCGGCGGACATCCTCATTTACAAACCGGACTTCGTGCCGGTCGGCAAGGATCAATTGCCGCACCTCGAACTCACCCGGGAACTTGCGCGCCGCTTCAACAGCCTCTATCGCCCCGTGTTCCCGGAACCGCAGGAGCACCTCACCAAGTTCCCGAAAGTCCTGGGCACTGACGGGCGCAAGATGAGCAAGAGTTACGGCAACGCCATCAACCTGTCCGACTCGGAACCGGTCGTCCGGCAAAAGCTAAAGACCATGATCACGGATCCGGCCCGCGCGCGCCGCACCGATCCCGGCAATCCCGACGTCTGCCCCGTCTACGACTTTCACAAAATCTTTTCGCCGCTCCCGGTGATTCAACAGATCGATCGGGACTGCCGGACCGCGGCCATCGGCTGCATCGACTGCAAGAAACTGGTGGCCGACCGGGTGGTCGAACGCCTTGCGCCCATCTGGGAAGGCCGCGCCTCACTCACCCGGCACCCGGGCCAGTTGGACGAGATCGTCGAAGACGGCCGCCGCAGGGCCACCGCCGTCACATCCCGCACGATGGACGAAGTACGGGACGCCATGAACATCTAA
- a CDS encoding ABC transporter, substrate-binding protein (cluster 4, leucine/isoleucine/valine/benzoate) has protein sequence MVSRSVSRAPHLRACSVTFAVAFLAGLVTFVEAAPTPKAPAAPRAKESKSPTGTGQSTLDQAKRLIDSEQPEAAAVTLRRFIESNPGPDLLDDAYLLMAAAMFGMKEQAETIRYVNQLLGEFPTSELVDRAKLLLAKTHARAGNLDLALPLLSEVRSLSTDPNTKRDALRLIGEFQAQKKDYLRAIQAWLDEMPLDVGDQAHETEGQIRELVNDKLDIPALVRVRDAYPKTFPGDLASIKLIDLHTAAGDDHLVERDLRLFLSRFPHHPYAAKATELQTAVRTKFKSHPYSIAAIFPMSGKLAPFGTEVLNGIQLALEQAKDGTDATSIGLIVKDTEADRAAFLDELSNVLADDHPLAVIGPLLSKNLPVMAEMAERTRIPLITPSATVTNLRRLGTYVFSTALTYGHQAKRVADYAIRDQHYKRLAILYPDTVYGRELAHLFAQEIRQQEGELIASEAYKEGETDFRAVIAKLKAEDLKKYGLEVPIENDPAKAAAKPNGKKNKRILYSPGFDAVFIPGRSLDVGLLAAQLAFHDIAVPLLGTNGWNTPDFARVADRSVEGSVFVDGFFADSSSPVVQDFVERYRKRFQSTPSLFAAQGYDAARLAVEAVKRGATTGEAVRDYLLMQHDLPTLSGPSGFSPDGTLNRHVFLIQVKQGKFVPLD, from the coding sequence ATGGTTTCTCGATCAGTATCCCGCGCCCCGCATCTCCGCGCATGCAGCGTCACCTTCGCGGTGGCGTTCCTCGCAGGCCTCGTCACGTTCGTCGAAGCGGCCCCCACACCCAAGGCACCTGCGGCGCCCCGCGCAAAAGAATCGAAATCGCCGACCGGCACCGGCCAATCCACCTTAGACCAGGCCAAACGGCTGATCGACTCGGAACAACCGGAAGCCGCGGCGGTTACGTTGCGTCGTTTCATTGAAAGCAACCCCGGTCCTGACCTCCTCGACGACGCCTATCTCCTGATGGCCGCCGCCATGTTCGGCATGAAGGAACAGGCGGAAACGATCCGCTACGTGAATCAACTGCTCGGTGAATTCCCGACTTCAGAGTTGGTCGATCGAGCCAAGCTCTTGCTCGCCAAAACCCATGCCAGAGCCGGCAATCTCGACCTGGCCCTCCCGTTGCTGTCCGAAGTCCGCAGCCTCTCCACCGATCCCAATACGAAACGGGATGCGCTGCGGCTCATCGGTGAATTCCAGGCGCAGAAGAAAGATTACCTGCGGGCCATTCAGGCCTGGCTCGATGAGATGCCGCTGGATGTCGGGGACCAGGCGCATGAAACCGAAGGGCAGATCAGAGAGCTGGTCAACGACAAGTTGGACATCCCGGCGCTCGTGCGGGTGCGTGACGCCTATCCCAAAACATTCCCAGGCGACTTGGCTTCCATCAAACTCATCGACCTCCATACGGCGGCCGGAGACGACCATTTGGTGGAGCGGGACCTTCGACTGTTTTTGAGCCGTTTTCCCCACCATCCCTACGCCGCGAAGGCAACCGAACTGCAGACGGCCGTGCGGACGAAATTCAAATCGCACCCCTACTCCATCGCCGCCATCTTTCCCATGTCCGGCAAGCTGGCCCCCTTCGGCACCGAAGTCTTGAACGGCATTCAACTCGCGCTGGAGCAAGCGAAGGACGGCACCGACGCGACGTCGATCGGCTTGATCGTGAAGGATACGGAGGCGGACCGCGCGGCCTTTCTCGACGAACTGTCCAACGTGTTGGCGGACGATCACCCCCTCGCCGTCATCGGCCCGCTGCTCTCGAAAAATCTCCCGGTCATGGCCGAGATGGCCGAACGGACGCGCATTCCGCTGATCACGCCCAGCGCGACCGTGACGAATCTTCGCCGGCTCGGCACGTACGTCTTCAGCACGGCGCTCACCTACGGGCACCAGGCCAAACGAGTGGCGGACTATGCGATCCGTGACCAGCATTACAAGCGGCTGGCGATTCTCTACCCCGACACCGTCTACGGGCGTGAACTGGCGCACCTGTTCGCGCAAGAAATCCGACAGCAAGAAGGGGAACTCATCGCGAGCGAAGCCTACAAGGAAGGCGAGACGGACTTCCGGGCGGTGATCGCCAAGCTTAAGGCGGAAGACCTCAAGAAATACGGCCTCGAAGTGCCGATCGAGAACGATCCCGCGAAAGCAGCCGCCAAACCGAACGGGAAAAAGAACAAGCGCATCCTCTATTCGCCGGGGTTCGACGCCGTCTTCATCCCGGGACGTTCGCTCGACGTCGGACTCTTGGCGGCCCAGTTGGCCTTTCACGATATCGCCGTCCCGTTGCTCGGCACCAATGGATGGAACACCCCCGACTTCGCACGCGTGGCGGATCGCAGCGTCGAGGGCAGCGTGTTCGTCGACGGGTTCTTTGCCGACAGCAGCAGTCCGGTGGTGCAGGATTTCGTCGAGCGGTATCGCAAGCGATTTCAAAGTACCCCCTCGCTGTTCGCCGCCCAGGGGTACGATGCCGCGCGGTTGGCCGTGGAAGCGGTCAAGCGAGGAGCGACGACTGGAGAAGCCGTCCGCGACTACCTGTTGATGCAGCATGATCTCCCGACCTTGAGCGGCCCCAGCGGGTTCAGCCCCGACGGCACGCTCAATCGCCATGTGTTTCTCATTCAGGTGAAACAAGGTAAATTCGTCCCACTGGACTGA
- a CDS encoding Site-specific tyrosine recombinase XerD: protein MNGDRAGSAPHGSDRLPLDPLVERYWDHGRIVRGLSRNTLSAYRRDVGTFQRYLRDEGIYDARQVSPPFLSGFLEHLHRSGLAPSSRARSLAAVRSFFRFLKQEGLVPADPTVSLRSTTRARRLPKTLSLEEVTRLLDLPSRLSPEDRRDRAMVEVLYAAGLRVSELVALRVDQCNLDVGYVGVTGKGDKQRVVPIGRPAVERLQEYVLAARPALLKQRSSPFVFVTRRGTPLTRQAFWKLLRIRAQRAGIARLPSPHMLRHSFATHLLQGGADLRSVQAMLGHADIATTQIYTHVDSSQLKKIHNTCFPRNRSRR, encoded by the coding sequence ATGAATGGTGATCGCGCGGGATCGGCTCCGCATGGATCGGACCGGCTTCCGCTGGATCCGCTCGTCGAGCGGTATTGGGACCATGGACGGATCGTACGAGGTTTGTCGCGCAACACCCTGTCGGCCTACCGGCGGGATGTCGGCACCTTTCAGCGGTACCTTCGCGACGAAGGCATATATGACGCTCGCCAGGTGTCTCCGCCATTTCTCTCCGGATTTCTGGAACATTTGCATCGATCGGGACTCGCCCCTTCGTCACGCGCCAGATCGCTCGCCGCGGTTCGCAGTTTCTTCCGCTTCCTGAAGCAGGAAGGCCTGGTCCCCGCCGACCCGACGGTGAGTCTGCGCAGTACCACGCGCGCCAGACGGCTGCCGAAGACGCTCAGTCTCGAAGAGGTGACGCGTCTCTTGGACCTCCCGAGCCGCTTGTCTCCGGAAGATCGCCGTGATCGCGCGATGGTGGAAGTGCTCTACGCCGCCGGCCTGCGGGTGTCCGAGTTGGTCGCATTGCGGGTCGACCAGTGCAATCTGGACGTGGGGTATGTCGGCGTGACCGGCAAGGGCGACAAGCAGCGGGTGGTGCCGATCGGACGTCCGGCGGTCGAACGACTGCAGGAGTATGTACTGGCCGCGCGACCGGCATTGCTGAAGCAGCGGTCTTCACCCTTCGTCTTCGTCACCCGTCGCGGGACGCCGCTCACCCGCCAGGCCTTTTGGAAACTGCTCCGCATCCGCGCACAACGGGCCGGGATCGCCAGGCTTCCATCGCCCCACATGCTCCGCCATTCGTTCGCCACGCACTTATTGCAGGGGGGAGCTGACTTGCGATCCGTGCAGGCGATGCTGGGCCATGCGGACATTGCGACGACACAAATTTATACGCATGTGGATTCTTCGCAGTTGAAAAAAATCCACAATACGTGTTTCCCGCGCAACAGATCCCGCCGTTGA
- a CDS encoding Tol-Pal system protein TolQ, which translates to MFQSGVMGLVGSLGAVSKIVLLLLFIASIISWGVILYKWRSFKAADREDQRFFNAFTKIRDLDELYRQSKRAEGSPSAKVFQGIMDRVWTVSGDGALSSHQSIGASKETAAPIDHHYMDKTVAYLVQNQISQLESYLPILATTGNITPFIGLLGTVLGIIDSFREIGLQGTASIAAVAPGVSEALVATAAGLFTAIPAVIFYNYYLTRIRKTVFRIESFTVEAMRSLQTRLKQTAVGV; encoded by the coding sequence ATGTTCCAATCAGGAGTGATGGGGTTGGTGGGATCGCTGGGAGCGGTCTCGAAGATCGTGCTGCTGCTGCTCTTTATCGCCTCGATCATCTCGTGGGGTGTGATCCTCTACAAGTGGCGAAGTTTCAAGGCGGCCGACCGCGAGGATCAGCGGTTCTTCAACGCCTTTACGAAGATCCGCGATCTCGATGAATTGTACCGGCAATCGAAACGGGCCGAAGGCAGCCCGAGCGCGAAAGTCTTTCAAGGCATCATGGATCGCGTCTGGACTGTGTCGGGGGACGGCGCGCTGAGTTCGCATCAGTCGATCGGGGCATCGAAAGAGACGGCGGCTCCCATCGATCACCACTATATGGATAAGACCGTCGCCTATCTGGTACAAAACCAAATCTCGCAACTGGAATCCTATTTGCCGATCCTGGCCACCACGGGAAACATCACCCCCTTCATCGGACTATTGGGCACCGTGCTGGGCATCATCGACTCATTCCGCGAGATCGGGCTGCAAGGGACCGCCAGCATCGCAGCTGTGGCGCCTGGTGTCTCGGAAGCGTTGGTGGCGACGGCGGCCGGCCTGTTCACCGCGATTCCCGCCGTCATCTTCTATAATTATTATCTAACACGTATCAGGAAAACCGTGTTTCGAATTGAATCATTCACGGTCGAGGCCATGCGCTCGTTGCAGACCAGGCTGAAGCAGACGGCGGTCGGGGTGTAG